The Desulfovibrio sp. TomC genomic interval AGGCCGATGCCGTCCGTCGTGCGCTTGGTGCGCACCCCACGGTAATACTTATTGAACACGTGGGATTGTTCCTCTTCGGGAATCCCCGGTCCCTCATCGGAAATGCTGACCAGCAGCTTTTCGCCGCCGTCGGCCATCTCCACCCCTACCCGCACCGTACGTTCAGGCGGGGAAAACTTCACGGCGTTGCCGACCAGATTGTACAGGGCCTGCCCAAGCAGTTCGCGGTCGCCCACCACCGAGACAATGTCCGGAGCCACCCGGGGCGACAGGCTAATGCCCTTGGCTTCAGCGGACGGCCCGGCTTTTTCCAGGGTTTCCCGCAGCAGCTCTTCGGGGTTAAACGTCACCGGAGCCAGATCCACAATCTGGGAGGCCATGCTCGAGACCTTGAGCAGGCTGGTCAACATGGCCGATATCCGCTGCAGTTCGTCGCTGGCAATGTCGAGAAAGCGCTTTTGCCGTTCGTTGACGTCGCCAAGCACCCGTTCGCGCATCAGGTTGACGGATTCGCGGATGGAGGTCAGCGGCGTCCGGATCTCGTGGCTGACCATGTCGATGAAATCTGCCCGCATCCGCTCTTCTTCCTTAAGGCGCACGGTCATGTCGTTAAAGGCCGCGCCGAGTTCCCCAAGTTCGTCCTTGGAGAGCACCCGGATTGGTTCCAGCCGGCCGTCGCGGGTGTAGGCCCGGATGCCTCGGCGCAGTTCCCGCAACGGACGGCTTAAGGAATAGGTGAGAAAAAGCACGCCCAGAAGGCCGACGCCAATGGAGATGGTCAGTCCCGAGACGCCCCGGTTGACGGCCACTTCGCTTATGCGGAACAGTTCGCGCATCCCGGATTCCAGGACCCGTTCGTTGTCCTGGCGGGCACTGACCACAATGCGCATCCATTGGTTGAGCCTGTCCTGGTCGATCCACGGTTCTTTGGACAGATCCCTCCCTTGGGCCAGATCGGGAAATGTCTCTCGAAACTCGGCATGGAGTTCTTCCCAGGCTGAAAATCCTTCATAACGGAACCACAAGATGCTCCAGATGGCGTTTTTATATTCGGACAACGCCGCCATGAAGTTCTTTTTGTATTCGTCAGAATGGAGGATCTCGTACTTCTTCTGATTTTCCTCCATGACAAGGAGGCTGTCCACCAGACGCTGGGAAATGGTGAGCACCTCGAAACGAACCTTGACGATGTCGCGGGAGATATTGACCGAGTCTTTTATGTAGATAAGCAGCGTGGATATGGTAAAATAGGCAAAAATCATGATGCCAATAAAGACCACCAGCAGCTTAAACAGGATGCCGTAATACTTGATGGGCTTTCGGGACAAATACATGGTCGCGTATCCACGACGCGGGGAGGTTGGCAACAGGGCTTGCGGCCCGCAGCCGCCTGCCCCGGACGCTATTTGGCAGCGAAGATTTCCTGTTCGAGCACGTGGGGACGCGATAGATTGGTGACGACCAGACGTTGACTACTTGAGGCCGTGAGAATCACCTTGCCGTAGCCTAAAAGGCCGCCGAACAGCCCTGGCTCGCACTTGACCGATTCGATCTTGCCAAGGTCCAGGGAAAAACTACCCAACAAGGCATCATCGCACAGCAAGCGCTTGTCGGTGAGCCCCACCCGCAGCGTAAAAAAAGAAAAGAGCCGCACCAGGGCCAACAGCGTCAGCAAAATGAAAAAGACATAGCGAAAAAGCCGTACGCCGACAGACAGAATCGTCGGCACAAACCGCTCCAGTTCTTCCGGGACCTTAAACTGCACGAGTTTAAGGAGCGTCGGCTCACTTGACCACACGACCAAGGCCAGGACGAAAAGGATCACTGCCTTGGCCAGCACGACCCAATGCTTGCCCGTCCGGTATCGGATGGTCTCACCTTCAAAAACAAGGCCCTTCAGGCTCATGGCATCCCACTCCCAGCAGTTGCTTCGATCCAGCCCGCATCCACGTACGCCCCCGCGTCGACCGGCGACAATTGACGATCATATCCGAAAAGAGCGGCCAAAGCAAAGCCTTCCTGCCCCCCACGTCGGCCGGTCAAAGCAACGGTGGTTCTCGTCAAGGACAAACGCCGCATGGTACGGCCCCGCCTCTTCTCCCCTCTTCTCTTGCCGAACTTCCGCCTGCCGATTTGGCAGCATACTCGGTCAAAAAAGCTCCACCCAGGAGGGGATTCCAAAGGGACTGGGTCCCTTTGGCCGCCGGAGGCTCTCATCTCTTTTCTCACACGACCCGGCCACCGGCGGCAGGCTCAGACCGCCGCCGCCCAGGCCGCAACCGCCAGGCCAAGGGCCAGCGCGCCCCAGAGCAGTTGCACCGCAGCCCCCGGACGGCGCCGGCCGGCCAGCCAGAAACCGACGCCAAGGCCAAGGACGGTTCCGGTCAAAAACCCAAACAGATGGCCGGCCAGATCCACCGGCCCGCCCTCCTCGCTCCCGGCCCCGAGCATGGCCAGCAGCATGAGGGCTGCTGCGGCCGGAGCCGAGCGGCGAAAGGTCAGCGGCGGCCAGCGGCTGGCCAGTCGCACCCCGCCCAAAGCGCCCAGCGCCCCGAAAACGGCAGTGGACGCCCCGAGAAAATGCAATCCTGGTCCCTGGATAAGGACTTTGAGTACATTGCCCCCGGCCCCGGCGGCCAGCGTCAGGGCAAACCCCAGGCCCACCCCGGTTTCGCGGCACAAGAGCGACAGAAAAAGCGCCCCGCTGACGGCATTGCCGAGCAGATGGGCCGGATCGGCGTGCAGATTGAGGGCTGTCACCGCCCGGTACCATTGCCCGGCCAGCATGGCGGTCGAATCCCCGGCCCCAAGGGCTTTCCAGGCCACGCGACGACCGAAAAACAGCCGCTCACCCAGCAAAAACCCCCAGGCCCCGGTAATAAGACCCATGACGGCCAGCACAGCGGGCCAAACCTGGGGACGCACCGATGCGGCCTCGGGATCAGGCAGTACAATGGTCTGGCGTTCGGCAGCATAGCCGGCCAGTTCCTTGAGTGCCTCCTCGGCCCGGCGGCGCGGCACAAACAGCCGATAGCCGCCGCCCTGGCGACGGATGGCGTGGGGGATGCCCCGGGAGGACAAAATAAGGTCCCATTCCCGGGCGCGAATGGCCGTGGCCGGGCCGGGGTGGCCGCTAACGGCCTGGGTCAGATCCCGCTGGCCGGGCCGGGGCCACAGGGAAGGCCGGGAAGTGGGTAAAAGCGGCCGTCTCGGAAGGCCAGGGCGCGGCGAATCGGTCACGCCAAGCACTCCAAGCCAATGGAGAAAGAAAACAAACGACTTTTTTGCAACATACGGACAGCATTCTATGACGGATGTCCGACACTTCGCAATCCCTGGGAAAGGGCCTTGCCGCCGCCTCGGCGCTTCTGGTAAGGGCCACGCATGAACCAAGCTCGAAAACCCATTTATTCCGTCTTCCTCCTGCTGATCCTGGGCGCGGCCCTGATCCTGGCCTGTATCGTCCTGCGCCCCTTCGTCAATATCCTTATCATCGGCGTGGTCCTGGCCGCGCTCTTCCGCCCGATCCATCGCCGCGTTGCCGGACTGTGCGGTCCCCGCAAAAACACCTTGGCCGCCCTTTTGACCACCGGCCTCATCTTCACCTGCATCATCATCCCGATCTTTTTCTTCCTCGGCTCCCTGTTGGCCCAGGGTGTGCAATCGGTCAACGCTTTGCAAGCCCATCTGGCCTCCACGGATTTCAACAAACTGTTCAGCCATGACTCCATTGCGCCCTATGTCAACTGGGTCCAGGAGCACCTGCCCTTCCTGGACCTCAAAAAACTGGCCCTGCAAGCCGATCTCATCGACCTTTCCAAAAATGCCGGCCAGATGCTCCTCGACAGCGGCACCCGGGTCATCGGCAACTTCTTCGTGCTGACCATGAATTTCCTGATCCTCATGTTCGTGCTCTTTTTCCTGATCCGCGACGGCCACGCCATGCTGGCCCAGGTGCGCTATCTGCTGCCCCTGACCAATGACCAGGAAAACCGGATCATCCGCCAGCTCGACGATGTCTCCAAGTCCGTCATCCTCGGGGCGTTCGTCATCGCCCTGGCCCAGGGGCTGGCCGGCGGCATCGGACTTTTTATCGTCGGCATTCAGCCTTTTTTCTGGGGCTGCATGATGGGTTTTGCCTCGCTTATCCCCGTGGTTGGCACGGCCATTATCTGGCTGCCCGTCTCGGTCTATCTCATGCTGACCGGCCAGTGGCAGTGGGGCGTGTTCATGATGGCCTGGGGAGCGGTGGTGATCTCCAGCATCGACTCCTTTATCCGGCCGCTGCTCATGCAAAACCGGTCCAACATGTCCACGTTCTGGGTGTTTCTCTCCATCATCGGCGGCATCAAGTTCTTCGGGGCCTTGGGCATCCTCTACGGCCCCCTCATCCTGGGATTCGCCATGGTCATGCTCACGTTGTACGCCGAGGATTACCGGCACGTGCTGGAGGAACGAAACCTGATCGCAACTCCCGCCCAGACCCCGGAAACACTGCCGGGAAAATAGGTTCCTCCCAAGGCCCCCGCCGGCCGGGCGCGTGGACGGACACGGTGCGATCAGCCCGACGTTGCCGCGTTCCCCGAAAACCTCCAGACGGTCCGACGCCTGGCCCTGAACGCCGGACATGAAAAAGGCCCCGCATGGGGGCCTTGCCAAACGAAACCGGGCGACCCTTGCGGGCCGCCCGGTCGTCAGACTGGACATTTCACTTCTTTGGTCGATCCGGGGCCGGCCAGGGGGCGGAAGCACTTCTTCCCGCCGCCGCAGATCGGGCATTTCCAGCCCTCAGGCAGATCCTCGAAGGACGTTCCGGCCGGGACCTTGCCCTTGCGGTCGCCACGATCTGGATCGTAGATATACCCGCAATTGGTGGTCTGACACTGCCACATGTTCTCAGGCGCGGACATGTTCGCTCCTTGGCTGCGTGACGTGATGCGACCGAAATCCGGTTAGTCGACCTTGAAAAACGCCTTGGCCAGAGCCTGGCACACCGGGCATTTGTCGGGAGCGGCGCCGGCGATGGTGTAGCCGCACACGGAACAGACGTACCAGTCCTCGGCCGGATAGCCGGCCGGATCATTGGCGGCCTTGGCATACAGGTTGGCGTGGAGCTCCTCGACGGCGTTGGCAAAGGTGAAGCCGCGCTCGGCCGCCTTGTCGCCTTCCGTCTTGGCCTCTTCAATCATGGCCGGGTACATGCTCTTGAATTCGTGGGTTTCGCCGGCGATGGCGGCCTTGAGATTCTCGGCCGTGGTGCCAATGCCCTTCATGTTGCGCAGATGGGTGTGGGCATGCACGGTTTCAGCAGCAGCAGCGGCCTTGAACAGCTTGGCCACGCCGATGAGTCCTTCTTTTTCGGCCTGGGCGGCAAAGGCCAGATACTTCCGGTTGGCCTGGGACTCGCCGGCAAACGCTTCCTGCAGATTTTCCATAGTCTTGGTCATTTCAAACTCCTTGGCTGTGTCTTACTGGTTTTCGGTGTTGCGTCCGAGACAGGCCCGGCAGATGCCGCGCACCAGGACCTGGGCGTCGCGGATGCGCCCCCAGGCCGCGACCTGTGGCGGCAAATCCTCAAGCCCGGCCCCGGGCATGGTAAAATCCTCGATGCGACCGCAGCTCAGGCACACCAGATGGTGGTGCGGCGCGGCATCGCCGTCAAACCGCCCTTCCTCGCCGCCCGACGGCACCCGCGTCACCAGTCCCCGCGTTTCCAGGGCGGCCAGGGTCCGGTAGACCGTGTCCAGGGAAATGGCCGGAGCCTCCCCCCGAACCCGTCGCCAGACCATCTCGGCCGAGGGATGATCTCTGGCTTCGACCATGGCCTTGTACACCAGATAGCGCTGGTTGGTAAACTTAAGGCCGCTTTGGGTGAAAAGTTCTTTCAGGGCTGCAATCATCATAGGTCTTATTCCTATTTGCTATTGATTCCTATTTAGAACCCAGGCCTTGCCCCGTCAACACTTTTTTGCGGCCCCCTCGAAATTTTACATCCACCACAGCCGCCCGGCCCGCCACAGGCCAGCCAGCGGCAGCGGTCTGCCCCGACTGAGCTTTTTGGCCAGATAGAGAAAGAGATAGGCCGCAGCCAGGGCATCGTGCCGGGCGTCGTGGGCGGCAAAGGACGGCAGATGATAGCGCCGACACAGGGCCGGCAACGTATATCCGGCCTGTTCGATATCCCCGCCCCCTTCGAGCGTCAGTCGCTTTTCTTCGTAGGCCATGGCCAGACGCAGGGTATCAATGCAGGGGGAGGCCAATTCGCCGCCAAAATAGCGGCAACTAGCAGCATTGAAAAAAGCCATGTCCAGGTCTACATGGTGGCCGACAATGACGGCCGGCCCAATGAAATCGAGCAGTCCGGCCAGGACCTCGGCCATGGGCGGGGCCGACTCCAGGGCGGCGGCGGTCAGGCGGTGAATGAGCGAAGCATTATGCGGCACGTCCCGGTCCGGTCGCACCAGGGTGGCGTAGGTCTCGCCGGCCACGATGGAGAGCCCGCGCAAGCGCACCGCCGCCACCGACACCACGGCGTCGCGGCGGGGATCAAGCCCGGTCAGTTCCGTATCCACAGCCACAAACTGCAGATCATCCAACAGGGCTTGGGGATCGCGTCCGGCCTGGGCCGCCCGGTGGGCGGCCAGGAGCGCATGGGGCTGGGCTGGCGACAGACGCCTGGAGAATCGCCCGAGTAAACCAGACAAAACGGTCATGACCGGCCCTCCCCCGCTCCGAGCGCGTCGAGCAAAGCCAGGCGCAAGGCCTCTACCGCCCCAAAGGCGATCCGATATTCCTGGCGACGCCGAGCGGAGAGCGCCCCGGGCCGGACCACCACGTCAGGATCGCCGGACTGGCCTGACAGGCGGGCCAACAGTCGCTCACCCTCGAAAAAGGCAAAGGCCTCCAGGACGCTTTGCACCACCGGCCCGGCCAGACGCCCGGCAGCAGCCAGGGATTGCAGCCGGGCAGACGTCCCCGGCCCGGGCGCGCCCCAGAGCAGTCCGGCCAGCCGGGCCATGACCACGACCGGCCGGGTCCCCCGCTCGGCCACGTCGAAAACAGGGGCAAAGCCGCCGTGGCGTTCGGCCAAACGCCCCTGGTGGACGCCCAAGGGAACCGGACAGGCCAGATGGCGGCGAAGCCCTGCCGCCAGAGACCGGGCCTCGGGGCGGCAGCCGATCAACACAGCCCGCACAGCCTCGGCAAGCCCGCTGTCTCCGGCTGCAATCCGGACATCGAGGCGCTTGAAATCCGGGCCGTCGTGCAGGAACGCTCGCAGACCGGCCAGATCAATAGGTCCGGCCAATCGCGTCCCGCCCAGCCCGCAGGCCTCAAGCCAACCAGCCAGGATCGGCAGTACGGCGCGGCAGTAGGTGTCCATGGCCCGGGCCACAATATCGTCGCCGCCGCAATCCGCCGCCACGGCCAGGGACAGTCCCATACCCGGCAGCATTTCCCGCCTTCCGGCTGCGCCCAGGGCCAACCAACACCACCGCCCCGGCGGCAGGCCACACTCCCGCACCAGCAGATCGAGTAGCCGGCCAAGCACTCCCTGGGCCGTCATGGCGAGCAGGCCTCCGACGGTTGCGGCGGTTGCCCCGCGCGCGGCCAAAGCGGCGGCCAGGGGAAATGAACGCCGGGCCAAGGCAGCCAGATCGTCCAGGCTTGCGGCCCGGCGGATGGAGCGCAGCAGGGCCATGGGCGAACGGCCGTGGGCCAGGAGCAGATCATTGGCCGTGACCAGGCCGGCGGGCTCCCCGTTGGTCGTGACCAGCAGATGACGAAAACCGGATTCGGTCATGTGGCTTAAGGCCTCGAAGCACGGCGTGGCCGCATCAATGGCGGCAACCGGCGCGGACATGAGCGTTTCGACCGCAGCGTCAAGCCCAAGCCCCCGGGCCACGGCCCGGCGCAAATCGCGATCGGTGACAATGCCGATGACCGTTCCCGAGACCTCGCGCACCACTACCGACCCCACAGAGGCTTCTTCCATGGTCCTGGCTGTTTGGCGCAAATTTGTGCCGCGCACCACGCCGACCACCCCCCGGGAGGCCACTTCCCCGGCCTGGCGGGTAAAGAGATAATCTCCATCAGCCCCACCGGTCACATCGGTCGCTGCGGCGATGTCGCCGGCCACGGGACAGACACGGCTGGCCAGACAGTTGTCGAAATAGGCGGCCACCTGGGGATTCCGTGCGGCCACGGCCGCAAACACACTCCCCGGCAAGCGCACCAGAAAGGTGTCGGCCGCAGCCGCCACCTGGCAACCGTCCGGACAGCCGGGCAAGGCTCCGGCCAGCCCGAAGCATTCGCCTTCGCCGCGTACGTCCGTAAGCCTGCCCCCTTGCCGGTCCTGGCCAGGAGGCACAAAAACCACCCCGCCCCGCTGGACGCAGCAGACCACCGGCTCGGCCGCATCGGGTTCGGCAATGGTCTCGCCTTCCAGATACAGGGCCACCCGACCGGCTGCGGCCAGTTGGGCCAGATCGACCGGGGACAGCCGGTCAAAAGGCGGAGTTGTGGCCAGAAAGGCGGTCACGGCATCTGGTTGCAGGGACGGATCTGGCATGGTCATAGGCACTCCGTCAGGTCAGACAGCGCAGGCTGAAATGGTGTTCGAGGATGTCACGCAAGCGGCCGGCCGCCTTAAGCGCCGTTTCCAGGTCGGCCAGAGCAACAACGGACAGCTGCGACACAACAATGCGATTTTCCATGGCCTGCCCGCTCCGCCAGGCCTCGGCCTGGGCGGCAAGACGCAGGGCCTGGACCCGGGCCAGGGCGCTGCGCAGGGCCTCGGCCAGCTCCTCCCCGATCAATCCGGCTGCGACCAATCCGTCCAGACGTCCCCGGGTGTCCGGAGCCATGATGCCGGCATCCAAAGCCAAGGCTTTTATGCCCAGGATCAGGGGATAAACAGCCGCGGCTTTGAGATCGACCACACCGTGCCCCAGGCCGAACAGGCCGCTGGCCAGATGTCCGAAGAAGAGGGTCGGCGGGCCAAAGTGCAGGGCTTCCCGGGCCAGCCCCCGGGTCAATAGGGGTGTCTCAGCCGCCCGCTGGCGCAAATGCCCAATGACGGCCGCAACCAGGGAACCATCGCCGACCACTGGACGCAGATCGGCCAGCAGGGAGACGGTCAGGACCGCCTCTGCATCGGGCCGGGCGGCGGCGGCATCGATGGCGCTGCACCATTGGGCAAGGCTTTTTCGCCACTGCGCGTTGGCGGCCATGATCCCCTTGGGACACGGCGGCATCCCGGCCCCGGCCAGCACCGCAGCCAGCCTTACGGCATAGGCGGCAAAAGCCTGATCCTCGCCGCTCACATCCGCGAGGATCAGGGCATTGTCCTGGTCCGTGGCCAGAAACTGCTCCCGCCGCCCCTGGCTGCCAAGCACGGCCAGGGC includes:
- a CDS encoding HAMP domain-containing sensor histidine kinase is translated as MYLSRKPIKYYGILFKLLVVFIGIMIFAYFTISTLLIYIKDSVNISRDIVKVRFEVLTISQRLVDSLLVMEENQKKYEILHSDEYKKNFMAALSEYKNAIWSILWFRYEGFSAWEELHAEFRETFPDLAQGRDLSKEPWIDQDRLNQWMRIVVSARQDNERVLESGMRELFRISEVAVNRGVSGLTISIGVGLLGVLFLTYSLSRPLRELRRGIRAYTRDGRLEPIRVLSKDELGELGAAFNDMTVRLKEEERMRADFIDMVSHEIRTPLTSIRESVNLMRERVLGDVNERQKRFLDIASDELQRISAMLTSLLKVSSMASQIVDLAPVTFNPEELLRETLEKAGPSAEAKGISLSPRVAPDIVSVVGDRELLGQALYNLVGNAVKFSPPERTVRVGVEMADGGEKLLVSISDEGPGIPEEEQSHVFNKYYRGVRTKRTTDGIGLGLNIAKTIVEAHGGNIWLSSLPGKGCTFYFTIPVDGARA
- a CDS encoding PH domain-containing protein, with protein sequence MSLKGLVFEGETIRYRTGKHWVVLAKAVILFVLALVVWSSEPTLLKLVQFKVPEELERFVPTILSVGVRLFRYVFFILLTLLALVRLFSFFTLRVGLTDKRLLCDDALLGSFSLDLGKIESVKCEPGLFGGLLGYGKVILTASSSQRLVVTNLSRPHVLEQEIFAAK
- a CDS encoding rhomboid family intramembrane serine protease: MTDSPRPGLPRRPLLPTSRPSLWPRPGQRDLTQAVSGHPGPATAIRAREWDLILSSRGIPHAIRRQGGGYRLFVPRRRAEEALKELAGYAAERQTIVLPDPEAASVRPQVWPAVLAVMGLITGAWGFLLGERLFFGRRVAWKALGAGDSTAMLAGQWYRAVTALNLHADPAHLLGNAVSGALFLSLLCRETGVGLGFALTLAAGAGGNVLKVLIQGPGLHFLGASTAVFGALGALGGVRLASRWPPLTFRRSAPAAAALMLLAMLGAGSEEGGPVDLAGHLFGFLTGTVLGLGVGFWLAGRRRPGAAVQLLWGALALGLAVAAWAAAV
- a CDS encoding AI-2E family transporter; the encoded protein is MNQARKPIYSVFLLLILGAALILACIVLRPFVNILIIGVVLAALFRPIHRRVAGLCGPRKNTLAALLTTGLIFTCIIIPIFFFLGSLLAQGVQSVNALQAHLASTDFNKLFSHDSIAPYVNWVQEHLPFLDLKKLALQADLIDLSKNAGQMLLDSGTRVIGNFFVLTMNFLILMFVLFFLIRDGHAMLAQVRYLLPLTNDQENRIIRQLDDVSKSVILGAFVIALAQGLAGGIGLFIVGIQPFFWGCMMGFASLIPVVGTAIIWLPVSVYLMLTGQWQWGVFMMAWGAVVISSIDSFIRPLLMQNRSNMSTFWVFLSIIGGIKFFGALGILYGPLILGFAMVMLTLYAEDYRHVLEERNLIATPAQTPETLPGK
- a CDS encoding rubredoxin, with protein sequence MSAPENMWQCQTTNCGYIYDPDRGDRKGKVPAGTSFEDLPEGWKCPICGGGKKCFRPLAGPGSTKEVKCPV
- a CDS encoding rubrerythrin family protein: MTKTMENLQEAFAGESQANRKYLAFAAQAEKEGLIGVAKLFKAAAAAETVHAHTHLRNMKGIGTTAENLKAAIAGETHEFKSMYPAMIEEAKTEGDKAAERGFTFANAVEELHANLYAKAANDPAGYPAEDWYVCSVCGYTIAGAAPDKCPVCQALAKAFFKVD
- a CDS encoding Fur family transcriptional regulator yields the protein MMIAALKELFTQSGLKFTNQRYLVYKAMVEARDHPSAEMVWRRVRGEAPAISLDTVYRTLAALETRGLVTRVPSGGEEGRFDGDAAPHHHLVCLSCGRIEDFTMPGAGLEDLPPQVAAWGRIRDAQVLVRGICRACLGRNTENQ
- a CDS encoding 3'-5' exonuclease is translated as MTVLSGLLGRFSRRLSPAQPHALLAAHRAAQAGRDPQALLDDLQFVAVDTELTGLDPRRDAVVSVAAVRLRGLSIVAGETYATLVRPDRDVPHNASLIHRLTAAALESAPPMAEVLAGLLDFIGPAVIVGHHVDLDMAFFNAASCRYFGGELASPCIDTLRLAMAYEEKRLTLEGGGDIEQAGYTLPALCRRYHLPSFAAHDARHDALAAAYLFLYLAKKLSRGRPLPLAGLWRAGRLWWM
- a CDS encoding CBS domain-containing protein; this translates as MTMPDPSLQPDAVTAFLATTPPFDRLSPVDLAQLAAAGRVALYLEGETIAEPDAAEPVVCCVQRGGVVFVPPGQDRQGGRLTDVRGEGECFGLAGALPGCPDGCQVAAAADTFLVRLPGSVFAAVAARNPQVAAYFDNCLASRVCPVAGDIAAATDVTGGADGDYLFTRQAGEVASRGVVGVVRGTNLRQTARTMEEASVGSVVVREVSGTVIGIVTDRDLRRAVARGLGLDAAVETLMSAPVAAIDAATPCFEALSHMTESGFRHLLVTTNGEPAGLVTANDLLLAHGRSPMALLRSIRRAASLDDLAALARRSFPLAAALAARGATAATVGGLLAMTAQGVLGRLLDLLVRECGLPPGRWCWLALGAAGRREMLPGMGLSLAVAADCGGDDIVARAMDTYCRAVLPILAGWLEACGLGGTRLAGPIDLAGLRAFLHDGPDFKRLDVRIAAGDSGLAEAVRAVLIGCRPEARSLAAGLRRHLACPVPLGVHQGRLAERHGGFAPVFDVAERGTRPVVVMARLAGLLWGAPGPGTSARLQSLAAAGRLAGPVVQSVLEAFAFFEGERLLARLSGQSGDPDVVVRPGALSARRRQEYRIAFGAVEALRLALLDALGAGEGRS
- a CDS encoding DUF294 nucleotidyltransferase-like domain-containing protein yields the protein MEAAVRELETETGQAGSVAALGRMLVRIRSAIVAKAGSDSDALAVGRAASRLYDAFLVRASELARDGPGDPPGRFALAVLGSQGRREQFLATDQDNALILADVSGEDQAFAAYAVRLAAVLAGAGMPPCPKGIMAANAQWRKSLAQWCSAIDAAAARPDAEAVLTVSLLADLRPVVGDGSLVAAVIGHLRQRAAETPLLTRGLAREALHFGPPTLFFGHLASGLFGLGHGVVDLKAAAVYPLILGIKALALDAGIMAPDTRGRLDGLVAAGLIGEELAEALRSALARVQALRLAAQAEAWRSGQAMENRIVVSQLSVVALADLETALKAAGRLRDILEHHFSLRCLT